The following proteins are encoded in a genomic region of Neospora caninum Liverpool complete genome, chromosome XI:
- a CDS encoding cDNA FLJ54097, highly similar to Succinyl-CoA ligase (ADP-forming) beta-chain, mitochondrial, related, with protein MALAASGVGRQLLAAARLSCSSSSACTLLSSQPSLSPSPVLCAVSPARQPGAGGQSKSLSFQRDQRRFLNLHEYQSMKIMKEFHITTPKFAVASTAKEAEQEAATFLSETQSGDGEPVDFVVKAQVLAGGRGLGFFRENGYQGGVQVCESPREVGIVADKMLGKTLVTKQTGKEGKTCNKVLVTERFFIRKEKYVAILMDRSAGGPILIGSARGGTSIEDIAHNYPESIHKMPIDINQGISEPRLREFAELLGFSGDRLEAACQCIRGLYELFTSKDCTQIEVNPLVETHDGRVLVCDAKLNFDDNAAFRQKDVFAQRDYSQEDPREVAADAADLNYIGLDGSIGCMVNGAGLAMATMDIIHLHGGSPANFLDVGGGADQLQIIEALKIIQQDKRANCVLVNIFGGIMRCDVIAKGLVAAAREVGFDKPVVLRLEGTNKEAAKEVLREVRTDPAYASLQLLQEDDFDKAAQLAVKVASVVDAAAKANLKVHISAP; from the exons ATGGCGCTTGCAGCCTCGGGCGTGGGCCGGcagctcctcgccgccgcgcgacTGTCTTGTTCCAGTTCTTCTGCGTGcacccttctttcttcgcagcCGTCTCTCAGCCCGTCGCCCGTGTTGTGTGCGGTGTCTCCAGCGCGTCAGCCGGGCGCTGGAGGACAGTCCAAGTCCCTGTCCTTCCAGCGAGACCAGCGCCGCTTCTTGAACTTGCACGAGTACCAGAGCATGAAAATCATGAAGGAGTTCCACATCACCACGCCGAAATTCGCCGTTGCCTCGACTGCCAAGGAGGCCGAGCAAGAGGCCGCGACTTTCCTCTCCGAAACGcagagcggcgacggcgagcccGTTGACTTCGTCGTGAAAGCGCAAGTCTTAGCTGGCGGCCGAGGGCTCGGATTCTTCAGAGAGAACGGCTACCAGGGAGGCGTCCAAGTCTGTGAGAGCCCCCGGGAAGTTGGAATCGTGGCAGACAAGATGCTCGGGAAAACGCTCGTGACCAAGCAGACTGGAAAGGAAGGCAAAACATGCAACAAAGTCCTCGTGACCGAGAGATTCTTCATCAGGAAAGAGAAATACGTCGCCATCCTCATGGACCGAAGCGCTGGCGGACCCATTCTCATCGGAAG CGCTCGCGGAGGCACGAGCATCGAGGATATCGCCCACAACTACCCCGAGTCCATCCACAAAATGCCCATCGACATCAACCAAG GAATCTCGGAACCTCGTTTGAGGGAATTCGCTGAATTGCTGGGCTTTTCTGGAGACCGATTGGAGGCGGCCTGCCAGTGTATCCGTGGGCTGTATGAACTGTTTACGAGCAAAGACTGCACACAAATCGAAGTGAACCCTCTCGTCGAGACACACGATGGTCGTGTCCTGGTGTGTGACGCCAAACTCAACTTCGACGACAACGCAGCTTTCCGTCAGAAAGACGTTTTCGCCCAGCGCGATTACTCCCAAGAGGATCCCCGTGAAGTTGCGGCGGATGCGGCAGACCTGAACTACATTGGACTTGACGGGAGCATCGGGTGCATGGTCAATGGAGCTGGCCTGGCGATGGCTACCATGGACATCATCCATCTCCACGGAGGCTCTCCAGCGAACTTCCTGGACGTTGGCGGAGGCGCGGACCAACTACAGATCATCGAGGCTTTGAAGATCATCCAGCAGGACAAGAGAGCAAACTGCGTTCTCGTCAACATCTTTGGCGGCATCATGAGGTGCGACGTCATTGCGAAGGGCCTTGTCGCCGCTGCCAGAGAAGTCGGGTTCGATAAACCAGTTGTG CTTCGACTCGAAGGCACAAACaaggaagcagcgaaagAAGTTTTGAGAGAGGTTCGCACGGACCCCGCGTATGCCTCGCTCCAGCTCCTGCAGGAGGACGACTTCGATAAAGCGGCGCAACTCGCGGTGAAAGTGGCAAGTGTTGTTGACGCGGCAGCAAAGGCGAACCTCAAGGTTCACATTTCGGCCCCGTAA